Proteins encoded by one window of Blastopirellula marina:
- a CDS encoding sulfatase — MKLVRLSMLLLLCGILTTSVSAADRPPNVILVFIDDMGWGDFSSFGNQDATTENCDRLAQEGIRFTQFYVNSPICSPSRTAISTGQYPQRWKISSYLAHRELNEKRGMAQWLDPSAPMLTRMLHDAGYATGHFGKWHMGGQRDVGEAPLITEYGVDASLTNFEGLGDRVLAELDAYDGKKPRLHTLGSDKLGRGKITWEKRDKITQTFVDATIDFIQQAQANDKPFYVNVWPDDVHSPFFPPKERRGDQTKRQLYLGVLETMDEQLGKLFDFVRSNEKLRDNTLILMCSDNGPELGAGSAGPYRGHKTTLYEGGVRSPLIAWGPGLIAADKKGTTNDTSVFAAFDLVPSLVSICGASAPADVKFDGEALPDVLLGKSDASHSSPICFRRPPDRPEIQGKQLPDLAVRDGKWKLLCSYDGSDVQLYDLEQDKSETTNVAKKNPQAVAALKETVLDWHKSMPADNGPDWEPK; from the coding sequence ATGAAGCTAGTTCGCTTATCTATGTTGCTGCTACTTTGCGGCATCCTTACGACCTCCGTTTCCGCTGCCGACCGCCCGCCGAATGTCATCCTGGTGTTCATCGACGATATGGGCTGGGGGGACTTCTCCAGCTTTGGCAATCAGGATGCCACCACCGAGAACTGCGACCGCTTGGCCCAGGAAGGGATTCGCTTCACGCAGTTTTATGTCAACTCGCCCATCTGCTCGCCATCGCGTACGGCAATCTCGACGGGGCAGTATCCGCAGCGTTGGAAGATCTCGTCTTACCTGGCCCACCGCGAATTGAACGAGAAGCGGGGGATGGCCCAGTGGCTCGATCCTTCCGCCCCGATGCTGACCCGCATGCTGCACGACGCCGGCTACGCCACCGGGCACTTCGGCAAATGGCACATGGGAGGCCAGCGTGATGTGGGTGAAGCACCCCTGATTACCGAGTATGGCGTCGATGCGTCGCTCACCAACTTCGAAGGCCTGGGAGACCGCGTTCTGGCGGAACTCGATGCCTACGACGGCAAGAAACCGCGACTGCATACACTAGGGAGCGACAAGCTCGGACGCGGCAAGATCACCTGGGAAAAGCGAGATAAGATCACACAGACATTTGTTGACGCCACCATCGATTTCATCCAACAGGCCCAGGCCAACGACAAGCCGTTCTATGTGAACGTGTGGCCGGACGATGTTCACTCTCCTTTCTTTCCGCCGAAAGAACGCCGTGGCGATCAAACCAAACGGCAACTCTACCTGGGTGTGCTGGAAACGATGGACGAACAGCTCGGCAAATTGTTCGACTTTGTGCGTAGTAATGAAAAGCTGCGTGACAACACGCTGATTTTGATGTGCTCGGACAACGGCCCTGAACTGGGCGCTGGCAGTGCCGGTCCTTATCGCGGCCACAAGACCACCCTGTACGAAGGGGGCGTCCGCTCGCCGCTGATTGCCTGGGGACCAGGCCTTATCGCTGCCGACAAAAAGGGGACGACGAACGACACTTCCGTCTTCGCGGCGTTCGACCTGGTACCGAGCCTGGTTTCGATTTGCGGAGCCAGTGCCCCGGCCGACGTGAAGTTCGACGGCGAGGCCTTGCCGGATGTGTTGCTGGGGAAATCAGACGCATCGCATTCCTCCCCCATTTGCTTTCGCCGTCCTCCTGATCGCCCCGAGATCCAGGGCAAGCAATTGCCCGACCTGGCCGTCCGCGATGGAAAATGGAAACTGCTGTGCAGCTACGACGGCAGCGACGTCCAACTGTACGACCTAGAGCAGGACAAAAGCGAGACCACCAACGTCGCCAAGAAGAACCCTCAGGCAGTCGCGGCGCTTAAAGAGACGGTGCTCGACTGGCACAAGTCGATGCCTGCCGACAATGGCCCGGACTGGGAACCGAAGTAG
- a CDS encoding alpha-2-macroglobulin family protein yields the protein MNFSLQRTVPIAIVCCCAALMAVWIGSITSTAQESATDLKQMEKLYQQGNYKEAYEAAEKLFVDPAQDPKEIARTIYVPIQSLQRLARYTDVDAFLEKTAEAQKDQWRVLAAIAAQYQTLTHWGVINDNKFERGPVRGGGRRVNSIDRDRTRALQLYVEAMKVAQTKDAEPDMANLFQQLSGFFLSGGYGRAAWQLQYLTDITTLPDYDESYNYGGSNQGAPVDEEGNPIFYHVPKSWEDAKNDGERMRWAMEQVAEYDPNRTGQVKLQWASFLNSQFGVQTLQQYQWFFAPRNDEDDNETPHLLQLDTLADNETIARLATGIKRFMLPDEFNHIKIWQDLIEDKDSQRGSAYDQLASVFENRRHYPKAAQTWKDAIADVGPGSNNYRKSRLEQIVGNLGQFQGGQVNAAGQGATLQYLFRNGSEVEFTAHAIKIEQLISDVKKYLKSNPGRLDYQKMQFQQVGEKILFESGGDVYLGNQVAKWGQKLDPRPGHMDRRINVHAPLNNAGAYMVTAKMKDGNVCKVVVWVVDTVIVSKQLDQKKYYYVADAVSGKPIEKANVEYFGYKVEQVRNQNRFNVLVKNFAEFTDADGQVILADNPLTHEYQWLVLARSDKGRFAFMGFQHIWYGRQHDATYNQVRSYGITDRPVYRPNQTVKFKFWTRRSQYDQADVSQFAGQSFNIQLRDPQGNEIFNKQFTADEYGGMDGTWEIPSDAKLGQYNLYTNHGGIQFRIEEYKKPEFEVTVDAPEKPVELGEKITAKINAKYYFGSPVTNATVKYKVERSPYNRHWYPTDRWDWCFGNGYWWFAYDYAWYPGYNRWVGCIRPAPFWIGWSHNPPELVLEQEVEIGEDGTVEVEIDTALAKALHGNEDHQYTITAEVRDQSRRTIVGSGKVLVARDPFKVYTWVDRGYYDVGDTIHAHFLAQTLDARDVAGKGELKLLKITYDDQKQPIETEVQSWDVEIKGEGSVSQTMKATAAGQYRLSLKVTDEAGHTQEGGYIFTIRGQGFDGSAYRFNDLELIPDKKEYQAGDTVKLQINTNRVGSTVLLFVRPSNRVYLPPKVIHLTGKSTVHEIAVLKKDMPNFFVEALTIADAQVHDEAKEIVVPPETRVLDLQVETDAKEYLPGSKGTIKLKLTDHTGEPFVGSTVLTMYDKSVEYISGGSNVPDIKEFFWKWRRHHYPQTEHSLNLYSYNLTPKGQLALQYLGAFGNSVADEFSDRNEGMAMEGTAGGFGGGRAMMRGAMAKNAMADAMPMAAAAAPMRTGDLLVMDAEGEDKSGVLPAPGQSNLVDPTVRSNFADTALWIGSVETNEKGEAEFKLDLPENLTAWKIRTWAMGQGTKVASAESEVVTRKNLIVRLQAPRFFVQKDEVVLSANVHNYLKSEKSAVVSLDIPTGLMSSETPLTQKVTIPAGGEVRVDWTVKVTQEGEATITMKALTDEESDAMQQSFPVYVHGMLKTESWAGTVQPEQNSQGITISVPKDRRPEDSRLIIRYSPSLAGAMVEALPYLIDYPYGCTEQTLNRFVPTVITRKVLGEMGIDLKSIAEHQNNLNAQEIGDPKERNERWNAARDGKLKNPVFDDAELEKMVKSGVQRLTEMQNSDGGWGWFSGYHEHSYPHTTAVVVRGLIIAERNGAAVVPDVIERGKQWLINYQNQEVQKLQNADEKKNPWKLKADNLDAVIFAVLAEQGHDNNAMRGFLYRDRTNLSVYGKALFALALHQVGDAEKLAMLRRNLDQYLVTDQENETAYLKMPADSSWWYWYGDAIEANAYYLKLLAATDADNVTARRLVKYLLNNRKHATYWKSTRDTALCVEAMADYLRATDELNPEMTVEIFIDGEKKAETEFTKKNLFTVDNTVELTGMQITDGQHKVEVRRKGEGPVYYSAYLTNFTLEDFITKAGLEVKVERRFYRLDRDEDATAKAVGARGQALKEKVVKYKRTLLENESEITSGDLVEIDLVIESKNDYEYLMFEDKKAAGFEPVDLQSGYNGNSLGAYMELRDEKVTFFVRQLPRGKHTLTYRLRAEIPGKFSALPAVAQAMYAPELVGNSDEMKIGIKDIEK from the coding sequence ATGAACTTTTCGCTGCAACGCACCGTTCCTATAGCCATAGTTTGCTGCTGTGCGGCACTGATGGCCGTATGGATCGGATCTATCACCTCGACAGCCCAAGAATCGGCGACTGACTTGAAACAAATGGAAAAGCTTTATCAGCAAGGAAATTACAAGGAAGCCTATGAGGCGGCCGAGAAGCTTTTCGTTGATCCTGCGCAAGATCCCAAAGAAATCGCTCGAACAATCTACGTCCCGATTCAATCGCTGCAGCGATTGGCGCGCTATACCGATGTGGATGCGTTTCTAGAGAAAACTGCCGAGGCCCAAAAGGATCAGTGGCGAGTTCTGGCGGCAATTGCGGCACAGTATCAAACTTTGACCCATTGGGGCGTGATCAACGACAACAAGTTTGAACGCGGGCCAGTGCGCGGCGGCGGACGGCGCGTGAATAGTATCGACCGAGATCGCACGCGTGCGTTGCAGTTGTATGTCGAAGCGATGAAAGTCGCGCAGACGAAAGATGCTGAGCCTGACATGGCGAACCTCTTTCAGCAATTGTCGGGCTTCTTCCTCAGCGGTGGCTATGGCCGCGCGGCTTGGCAACTCCAATATCTGACCGACATCACGACGCTGCCGGACTATGACGAAAGCTACAACTACGGTGGCTCGAATCAAGGGGCTCCGGTCGATGAAGAGGGGAATCCAATTTTCTACCACGTTCCTAAATCGTGGGAGGACGCCAAGAACGATGGTGAGCGGATGCGCTGGGCCATGGAGCAGGTTGCCGAGTACGATCCGAATCGAACCGGCCAGGTAAAGCTGCAATGGGCCAGCTTTCTTAATTCGCAGTTTGGCGTGCAAACGCTGCAGCAGTATCAGTGGTTCTTTGCTCCCCGCAATGACGAAGACGACAACGAAACACCTCATCTCCTGCAACTGGACACGCTGGCAGACAACGAAACGATTGCCCGGTTGGCTACGGGGATTAAGCGTTTCATGCTGCCGGACGAATTTAATCACATCAAAATCTGGCAGGATTTAATCGAAGACAAGGACTCGCAGCGCGGGTCTGCCTACGATCAGTTGGCGTCGGTCTTTGAGAATCGTCGGCACTATCCCAAAGCGGCGCAAACTTGGAAGGATGCAATCGCGGACGTCGGTCCCGGTTCGAACAATTATCGCAAGTCGCGACTCGAGCAGATTGTGGGCAACCTGGGGCAGTTCCAAGGGGGGCAGGTCAATGCGGCCGGCCAGGGAGCAACGCTGCAGTATCTGTTCCGTAACGGAAGCGAAGTTGAGTTCACCGCCCACGCGATCAAGATCGAGCAGTTGATTTCAGATGTTAAGAAGTATCTGAAATCGAATCCGGGTCGTCTCGATTATCAGAAGATGCAGTTTCAACAAGTCGGCGAAAAGATTCTCTTCGAATCTGGTGGCGACGTTTACCTTGGCAACCAGGTTGCCAAGTGGGGCCAGAAGCTCGACCCTCGTCCTGGGCACATGGATCGCCGCATCAACGTACACGCACCGCTGAATAATGCCGGGGCCTACATGGTGACGGCCAAGATGAAGGACGGCAACGTCTGCAAGGTCGTGGTCTGGGTAGTCGATACGGTGATCGTCAGCAAGCAACTCGACCAGAAAAAGTACTACTACGTTGCCGACGCGGTCAGTGGTAAGCCGATCGAAAAGGCTAATGTCGAGTACTTCGGTTATAAGGTCGAGCAGGTTCGCAATCAGAATCGCTTCAACGTTCTGGTCAAGAACTTTGCTGAATTCACCGATGCGGATGGCCAGGTGATTCTGGCCGACAACCCGCTGACGCACGAGTATCAATGGCTGGTCTTGGCCCGCAGCGATAAGGGACGGTTCGCGTTCATGGGCTTTCAGCACATTTGGTATGGTCGCCAGCACGATGCGACCTACAACCAGGTGCGCAGCTACGGGATCACCGATCGGCCTGTGTATCGACCGAATCAAACGGTGAAGTTCAAGTTCTGGACGCGCCGTTCGCAGTACGATCAGGCCGACGTCAGTCAGTTCGCCGGTCAGTCATTCAACATTCAGTTGCGTGATCCGCAGGGGAACGAGATCTTCAACAAGCAGTTTACCGCCGACGAGTATGGCGGCATGGACGGCACCTGGGAGATCCCTTCTGACGCGAAGCTGGGGCAGTACAACCTTTACACCAACCACGGCGGCATTCAGTTCCGGATTGAAGAATACAAGAAGCCGGAATTCGAAGTGACAGTCGATGCCCCCGAAAAGCCGGTTGAGCTGGGTGAAAAGATCACGGCCAAGATCAATGCGAAGTACTACTTCGGTTCGCCGGTCACCAATGCCACGGTGAAGTACAAGGTCGAGCGTTCGCCATATAACCGCCACTGGTACCCGACCGATCGTTGGGACTGGTGCTTCGGGAATGGTTATTGGTGGTTCGCTTACGACTACGCCTGGTACCCTGGCTACAACCGGTGGGTAGGTTGCATTCGCCCCGCTCCGTTTTGGATTGGGTGGTCGCATAATCCTCCTGAACTTGTTTTGGAGCAGGAAGTCGAGATCGGCGAAGACGGGACCGTGGAAGTCGAAATCGACACGGCCCTGGCCAAAGCGTTGCACGGCAACGAAGACCACCAGTACACCATCACGGCGGAAGTTCGCGATCAATCGCGACGTACGATCGTCGGTTCCGGCAAGGTGCTGGTCGCTCGCGATCCGTTCAAGGTTTATACGTGGGTCGATCGCGGCTATTACGATGTTGGCGATACCATTCACGCTCACTTCCTGGCCCAAACACTGGATGCTCGGGATGTTGCCGGCAAGGGAGAGCTGAAGCTTCTGAAGATCACCTACGACGATCAGAAGCAGCCGATCGAGACCGAGGTGCAGTCTTGGGACGTCGAAATAAAAGGGGAGGGAAGTGTTTCCCAAACCATGAAGGCCACCGCTGCCGGACAGTATCGGTTGAGTCTCAAGGTTACCGACGAGGCGGGCCACACGCAGGAAGGTGGGTATATCTTCACCATTCGCGGCCAAGGCTTTGACGGTTCCGCGTATCGCTTCAACGACCTGGAGCTGATTCCCGACAAGAAGGAGTACCAGGCCGGCGATACGGTCAAGCTGCAAATCAACACGAACCGAGTCGGCAGTACGGTGCTGTTGTTCGTGCGTCCCTCCAACAGGGTTTACTTGCCACCCAAGGTGATTCATCTGACTGGCAAAAGCACCGTGCATGAAATTGCCGTGCTCAAGAAGGACATGCCGAACTTCTTTGTCGAAGCCCTGACGATTGCCGATGCCCAGGTGCATGACGAAGCGAAGGAGATCGTCGTGCCGCCAGAAACTCGCGTGCTGGACCTGCAGGTCGAGACCGACGCCAAGGAGTATCTGCCTGGCAGCAAGGGGACAATCAAGCTGAAGCTGACGGACCACACCGGCGAACCATTCGTGGGCTCGACGGTGCTGACCATGTACGACAAGTCGGTCGAGTACATCAGTGGTGGGTCGAATGTACCTGACATCAAAGAGTTCTTCTGGAAGTGGCGTCGCCACCATTACCCGCAGACCGAACATAGCCTGAACTTGTACAGCTACAACCTGACCCCCAAGGGGCAGTTGGCTCTGCAGTACCTGGGGGCGTTCGGTAACAGCGTAGCGGACGAGTTTTCCGACCGAAACGAAGGCATGGCAATGGAAGGTACCGCTGGCGGATTTGGAGGAGGCCGCGCCATGATGCGAGGCGCGATGGCCAAGAACGCTATGGCTGATGCCATGCCGATGGCGGCGGCTGCGGCTCCGATGCGCACGGGAGATTTGTTAGTAATGGATGCGGAAGGGGAAGATAAATCGGGAGTACTACCTGCCCCCGGCCAATCCAATTTGGTGGACCCGACCGTGCGATCGAACTTTGCGGACACGGCTCTGTGGATTGGCAGTGTCGAGACGAACGAAAAGGGTGAGGCGGAATTCAAACTGGATCTGCCTGAGAACCTGACTGCCTGGAAGATTCGTACTTGGGCGATGGGGCAAGGAACCAAAGTTGCCTCCGCCGAGAGCGAAGTAGTCACGCGTAAGAATCTGATCGTTCGCCTTCAGGCACCACGCTTCTTCGTGCAGAAGGACGAGGTCGTCCTCTCGGCGAATGTTCACAACTATCTGAAGTCCGAGAAGTCGGCCGTGGTCTCGCTGGATATCCCCACAGGATTGATGTCGAGTGAGACGCCTCTGACGCAGAAGGTCACCATTCCGGCTGGTGGTGAAGTGCGTGTCGATTGGACGGTGAAAGTGACCCAGGAAGGGGAAGCGACCATCACCATGAAGGCGCTCACCGACGAAGAATCAGACGCCATGCAGCAAAGCTTCCCGGTTTACGTGCACGGTATGCTCAAGACCGAATCGTGGGCAGGCACCGTGCAGCCGGAGCAGAACTCGCAAGGCATCACCATCAGCGTGCCGAAAGATCGCCGACCGGAAGATTCTCGCTTGATCATTCGCTACTCGCCAAGCCTGGCCGGTGCGATGGTCGAAGCGTTGCCGTACCTGATTGACTACCCTTACGGCTGCACCGAACAGACCTTGAACCGCTTTGTGCCGACGGTGATTACCCGCAAGGTGTTGGGCGAAATGGGAATCGATCTGAAGTCGATTGCCGAGCATCAGAATAATCTTAACGCTCAGGAAATCGGCGATCCGAAGGAGCGAAACGAGCGGTGGAATGCCGCTCGGGATGGTAAGCTCAAGAATCCGGTCTTCGACGACGCGGAACTCGAAAAGATGGTTAAGAGCGGCGTTCAGCGGCTGACCGAGATGCAAAACTCGGACGGCGGTTGGGGCTGGTTCTCTGGCTATCACGAGCACAGCTATCCCCACACGACCGCAGTGGTCGTACGGGGGCTGATCATTGCCGAACGAAACGGCGCGGCAGTCGTGCCAGACGTGATCGAGCGTGGCAAGCAGTGGCTGATCAACTACCAGAACCAGGAAGTTCAAAAGCTGCAAAACGCCGACGAAAAGAAAAACCCATGGAAGCTGAAAGCGGATAACCTCGATGCGGTGATCTTCGCGGTTCTCGCGGAACAAGGTCACGATAACAACGCCATGCGAGGTTTCCTCTACCGCGACCGAACGAATCTTTCGGTGTACGGTAAAGCGTTGTTCGCCTTGGCCCTGCATCAAGTAGGAGATGCCGAGAAGCTCGCCATGCTTCGCCGCAATCTCGATCAGTACCTGGTGACCGATCAGGAAAACGAAACGGCCTATCTGAAGATGCCGGCGGATAGTTCCTGGTGGTACTGGTACGGCGACGCGATCGAAGCCAATGCCTACTACTTGAAGCTTTTGGCCGCGACCGATGCCGACAACGTCACAGCCCGCCGTCTGGTGAAGTACCTGCTGAATAACCGCAAGCACGCCACCTACTGGAAGTCGACTCGTGATACGGCGCTGTGCGTCGAAGCGATGGCCGACTACCTGCGGGCCACCGATGAACTGAACCCTGAGATGACCGTCGAGATTTTCATCGACGGTGAGAAAAAGGCCGAAACCGAGTTCACCAAGAAGAACCTCTTCACGGTGGACAATACGGTCGAACTCACCGGTATGCAAATCACCGACGGCCAGCATAAGGTCGAAGTTCGCCGCAAGGGAGAAGGTCCGGTGTACTACAGTGCCTACCTGACCAACTTCACGCTGGAAGACTTCATCACCAAGGCAGGTCTGGAGGTGAAGGTCGAACGACGCTTCTACCGTTTGGATCGTGATGAAGACGCGACGGCCAAAGCGGTCGGAGCACGCGGTCAAGCTTTGAAAGAGAAGGTCGTGAAGTACAAACGCACCTTGCTTGAGAACGAGTCTGAGATTACCAGTGGCGATCTGGTCGAAATCGACCTGGTGATCGAAAGCAAGAACGACTACGAGTACTTGATGTTCGAGGACAAGAAGGCCGCTGGCTTCGAGCCGGTCGACCTGCAAAGCGGCTACAACGGCAACTCGCTGGGTGCCTACATGGAACTGCGGGACGAGAAGGTAACCTTCTTCGTGCGTCAGTTGCCGCGTGGCAAACACACGTTGACCTACCGCTTGCGGGCCGAGATCCCTGGTAAGTTCAGCGCCTTGCCAGCGGTGGCCCAGGCCATGTACGCACCGGAACTGGTCGGTAACTCGGATGAGATGAAGATCGGGATCAAGGACATCGAGAAGTAG
- a CDS encoding multiheme c-type cytochrome: protein MPAARKLTSQLAVLTVGLGLVCALWLWGAAPTTVEAIPHLISQPHPYDVDWPEVYMTLANKCAGCHRPNTKRVDLSTYEALLAGKVGKDRLVVPGSPKDSALLAYVEWDEHAQPGTGMPRTPEMPPDKMEWLTPGQQEAIYRWIENGALEYALPENCNITPLTEMEFPSAKQCQTCHPKQYDEWSRSMHAYAQHSPVFEAFNLTLMERTSGTQGTFCTRCHTPVGTALGENANRRNVHRSRISMEGVTCVSCHRRSTKHYKASGRVPVEPGKLLDACMYGPFDDADGGEAMGTHESQGLPYIKTSQFCGECHDVTNPQGVRLEEAFSEWQNSPAAKQGITCQQCHMGPVQGVPFQDCERPLGRAAVVPEVPEDQLPLRRLTDHTFAGPDYSLLPDTEFPEKLDWMFEVDYRNWNMLTDYQKETLTELRKKNRHSLRIAAQKRYEVLSQAADLFVSAPQSAGMGDKVHINVEVKSKLSGHSFPTGFTAERQAWVSVIVHDEQGRVVFASGDLDDNGDLRDEHSHAVLGGKVPYDRFLLNFQNKFTALTSEGTDHSVILSVNRFLTPINIVRPAEGISASFGRPPTFRIAKGSLAPLSKQSQSYPVHLPKEPGIYRITARLNFRHLPPTLLDRVGTPHLKHLLEVVVLQEWCGTIEVTP from the coding sequence ATGCCCGCTGCCAGAAAACTAACCTCCCAATTGGCGGTTCTGACCGTTGGTCTCGGCCTGGTCTGCGCGCTTTGGCTCTGGGGAGCAGCTCCTACCACGGTGGAAGCGATTCCACATCTCATTTCCCAGCCCCACCCCTACGATGTCGATTGGCCGGAAGTCTACATGACCCTGGCCAACAAATGTGCTGGATGCCATCGCCCCAACACGAAGCGGGTCGACCTTAGCACCTACGAAGCCCTGTTGGCCGGCAAGGTTGGCAAGGACCGCCTGGTCGTTCCGGGCAGTCCCAAAGACTCGGCCCTGTTGGCCTACGTGGAATGGGACGAACACGCCCAGCCAGGAACTGGCATGCCTCGTACGCCTGAAATGCCGCCGGACAAGATGGAATGGCTCACCCCAGGGCAACAGGAAGCAATATACCGCTGGATCGAAAACGGTGCCCTGGAATACGCCCTGCCCGAGAACTGCAATATCACTCCCTTGACCGAAATGGAGTTTCCTTCGGCCAAGCAGTGCCAGACCTGCCATCCCAAGCAGTACGACGAGTGGTCGCGATCGATGCACGCCTATGCCCAGCATAGCCCTGTGTTCGAGGCCTTCAACTTGACCCTCATGGAACGCACCAGCGGCACGCAGGGAACCTTCTGCACGCGTTGCCACACGCCTGTTGGCACCGCCCTGGGCGAGAACGCCAATCGACGCAATGTCCACCGGTCGCGGATCTCGATGGAAGGGGTGACCTGTGTCTCTTGCCACCGCCGCAGTACCAAGCACTACAAGGCCAGTGGTCGCGTTCCGGTTGAACCTGGCAAACTGCTCGACGCGTGCATGTACGGCCCCTTCGACGATGCCGACGGCGGCGAGGCGATGGGCACACACGAGTCACAGGGCCTACCCTACATCAAGACCTCGCAGTTCTGCGGCGAATGCCACGACGTGACCAACCCTCAAGGCGTGCGTCTCGAAGAAGCCTTCAGCGAATGGCAAAACAGCCCGGCAGCCAAGCAAGGCATTACCTGCCAACAGTGCCACATGGGCCCCGTACAAGGCGTTCCGTTCCAGGATTGCGAACGTCCCCTCGGCCGCGCTGCTGTTGTCCCCGAAGTACCGGAAGACCAGCTTCCCCTTCGCCGTCTTACCGACCACACCTTTGCCGGTCCCGACTACTCGCTACTGCCTGACACCGAGTTCCCCGAGAAACTCGATTGGATGTTCGAGGTCGATTACCGCAACTGGAACATGCTGACCGACTATCAGAAGGAAACGCTCACCGAACTTCGCAAGAAGAACCGCCATAGCCTCCGTATCGCCGCTCAGAAGCGATACGAAGTCCTGTCGCAAGCCGCCGACCTCTTTGTAAGTGCTCCGCAGTCAGCCGGCATGGGTGACAAGGTTCACATCAACGTCGAAGTGAAAAGCAAGCTTTCAGGACACAGCTTCCCCACCGGCTTTACGGCCGAGCGTCAGGCCTGGGTTTCGGTCATTGTCCATGACGAACAAGGACGGGTTGTTTTCGCGTCGGGCGATCTCGACGACAACGGCGACCTGCGCGACGAACACAGCCATGCGGTGCTCGGGGGTAAGGTTCCGTACGATCGGTTCCTGCTCAATTTCCAGAACAAGTTCACCGCACTTACGTCGGAAGGGACCGATCACTCGGTAATTCTTTCCGTGAATCGCTTCCTGACACCGATCAACATTGTACGTCCGGCGGAAGGTATCTCCGCTTCCTTCGGCCGTCCGCCAACTTTCCGTATCGCCAAGGGCAGCCTGGCACCTCTTTCCAAGCAAAGCCAAAGCTATCCGGTACACTTGCCCAAAGAACCAGGCATCTACCGTATAACAGCGCGACTTAACTTCCGACACCTTCCTCCAACGCTGCTGGATCGTGTCGGAACACCTCACTTGAAGCATCTGCTCGAGGTGGTCGTTCTGCAAGAATGGTGTGGCACGATCGAGGTCACTCCATGA
- a CDS encoding SDR family NAD(P)-dependent oxidoreductase: protein MTLEKALMMTDETPVAVVIGATGGIGSATGRILSSRGYRLMLVSRSEEKLHAQAGELDAEYFVSDATQFDQVEAATKQAQEAFGQVDSIINCVGSLILKPAHLTTQKELEQTLALNVTTAFAAIRAASTVMRERGGSVILFSSAAARIGLTNHEAIAAAKGAVEGLIKSAAATYAGKNIRVNGIAPGLVETPLTEVIWSRPRSAETSKALHPLGRLGKPEEIASLAAWLVDPQNSWITGQVIGIDGGLASLKTG, encoded by the coding sequence ATGACACTCGAAAAGGCTCTCATGATGACCGACGAAACTCCTGTGGCTGTGGTGATCGGTGCGACTGGTGGTATTGGCTCGGCCACCGGGCGGATTTTGTCGTCTCGCGGCTATCGCTTGATGTTGGTCTCGCGCAGCGAGGAAAAGCTTCATGCGCAGGCTGGCGAGCTTGATGCCGAATACTTCGTGTCCGACGCCACGCAGTTCGATCAAGTCGAAGCGGCCACAAAGCAAGCGCAGGAAGCATTTGGTCAGGTCGACTCGATTATCAACTGCGTTGGTTCGTTAATCCTCAAACCGGCGCATCTCACTACGCAAAAGGAATTGGAACAGACGCTCGCGCTCAACGTGACCACGGCGTTCGCAGCGATTCGCGCGGCCAGTACCGTGATGCGAGAGCGCGGGGGGAGCGTTATCCTGTTCTCTTCCGCTGCCGCACGCATCGGTCTAACCAATCATGAAGCCATTGCCGCCGCCAAAGGAGCCGTTGAAGGGCTGATCAAGTCGGCCGCGGCGACCTATGCCGGCAAGAACATCCGGGTAAACGGTATTGCCCCAGGATTAGTCGAAACGCCACTCACCGAGGTGATCTGGTCTCGCCCGCGATCAGCCGAGACCTCGAAAGCGTTGCATCCGCTCGGGCGTTTAGGAAAGCCGGAGGAGATCGCTTCGCTGGCCGCCTGGTTGGTCGATCCCCAGAACAGTTGGATCACCGGCCAGGTCATCGGTATCGATGGCGGGCTGGCTAGTCTGAAGACAGGCTAA